A single region of the Solwaraspora sp. WMMD791 genome encodes:
- a CDS encoding DUF397 domain-containing protein — protein sequence MNPADQSVVRIVGGASPTWRTSSRSQSTNCVEVGELAGRSTPVLMRDSKDRSGPVLSFDRTTWREFIDSAKDGEFDLS from the coding sequence ATGAACCCAGCAGATCAGTCCGTCGTGCGGATCGTCGGCGGCGCCTCGCCCACCTGGCGCACCAGTAGCCGCAGCCAGAGCACCAACTGTGTGGAGGTCGGGGAACTGGCTGGTCGCAGCACGCCGGTGCTGATGCGCGACAGCAAGGACCGGTCCGGGCCGGTGCTGTCGTTCGACCGCACCACCTGGCGTGAGTTCATCGACAGCGCCAAGGACGGCGAGTTCGACCTGAGCTGA
- a CDS encoding helix-turn-helix transcriptional regulator produces the protein MQPEQPIPSPTLRRRRLGSELRRLRESAGLTGEQVIERVNWASASKLSRLENGRSRPGVGDVMDLLDLYGVTGADRDELVAIARDAGNTRAFLSSYKVMTSRQRAYAELEAGCTEIQEYGAVIIPGLLQTSAYAKVRIMSARPLVGPGDQMTILRQAASSKAANQKQPAGARRQADDPDTEVAARQSRQSMLLRDNGVPRYTAVLEESALGLRCGPPDVMVAQLQHLRAMAQLDNVTLRVLPPGATVASWYLSETAFSIYHFADPEDPSAVAIETLAADIIVNDAPVLERYGQVFDWLCEAARSPAESIDWLAEEIARHVAAGATELSAVGDDDGPPPATPAPLSPPATGGTGPGRPAGPPIQRGPRERPTRRTEQATPE, from the coding sequence GTGCAGCCCGAGCAGCCCATACCCAGTCCGACGCTGCGTCGCCGCCGTCTCGGCAGCGAGCTGCGGCGACTGCGGGAAAGCGCCGGGCTCACCGGCGAACAGGTGATCGAGCGGGTCAACTGGGCGTCCGCCTCCAAACTCTCCCGGCTGGAGAACGGGCGCAGCCGACCCGGCGTCGGCGACGTGATGGACCTGCTCGACCTGTACGGCGTCACCGGAGCCGATCGCGACGAGCTCGTCGCGATCGCCCGGGACGCCGGCAACACCCGGGCCTTTCTCAGCTCGTACAAGGTGATGACCAGCCGGCAGCGGGCGTACGCCGAGCTCGAGGCCGGGTGCACCGAGATCCAGGAGTACGGCGCGGTCATCATCCCCGGGCTGCTGCAGACCTCCGCGTACGCGAAGGTGCGGATCATGTCGGCCCGGCCCCTGGTCGGGCCGGGCGACCAGATGACGATCCTGCGCCAGGCGGCCAGCAGCAAGGCCGCCAACCAGAAACAGCCGGCCGGTGCCCGCCGCCAGGCCGACGACCCCGACACCGAGGTGGCGGCCCGCCAGTCGCGGCAGTCCATGCTGCTGCGCGACAACGGGGTGCCGCGCTACACCGCGGTGCTGGAGGAGTCCGCGCTGGGGCTGCGCTGCGGCCCGCCGGACGTCATGGTCGCCCAGCTGCAGCACCTGAGGGCCATGGCCCAGCTGGACAACGTCACGCTGCGGGTCCTGCCGCCGGGCGCGACCGTCGCCTCCTGGTACCTGTCGGAGACCGCCTTCTCGATCTACCACTTCGCCGACCCCGAGGATCCCAGCGCCGTCGCGATCGAGACCCTGGCCGCCGACATCATCGTCAACGACGCCCCCGTCCTGGAACGCTACGGCCAGGTCTTCGACTGGCTCTGCGAGGCTGCCCGCAGCCCGGCGGAGTCGATCGACTGGCTCGCCGAGGAGATCGCCCGGCACGTCGCGGCCGGTGCCACCGAGCTCAGTGCCGTCGGTGACGACGACGGCCCTCCCCCCGCCACCCCTGCCCCGCTGTCCCCGCCGGCCACCGGCGGGACAGGCCCCGGCCGACCGGCCGGGCCGCCGATCCAGCGTGGACCGCGTGAGCGTCCCACGCGCCGGACCGAGCAGGCAACACCGGAGTGA
- the nudC gene encoding NAD(+) diphosphatase — translation MADQPALARRAVDRAARHRTDPQWLAQAWRRARVLVVDSAAGGRAVVRDDGAGVALVLLDADRAPAVPAEERIFLGTDGDGTPYFAVDAPLEPPPGPPLSPAGARLATVRQVGHLLGGRDAGLFTTAAALAGWHARHPYASSTGLGTRCADGGWNRVDDAGTRHWPRTDPAVIVLVTDGVAGPSGRCLLANHHDRPGDGAGRLYSCLAGFVEPGESAEAAAAREVAEEVGVTLTGLTYVASQSWPFPGTLMLGYLGLVDPGQPVRVDPAEIRRARWFTRAQVAAVLAGERVDAGDGFEVQLAAPASIAAFLIRRWVSA, via the coding sequence CTGGCGGATCAGCCGGCGCTGGCCCGTCGCGCGGTCGACCGGGCGGCGCGGCACCGGACCGACCCGCAGTGGTTGGCACAGGCGTGGCGGCGGGCCCGGGTGCTGGTGGTGGACTCGGCCGCCGGGGGCCGGGCGGTGGTCCGCGACGACGGAGCCGGCGTGGCGTTGGTCCTGCTCGACGCGGACCGCGCGCCGGCCGTGCCGGCCGAGGAGCGGATCTTCCTCGGTACGGACGGCGACGGCACGCCGTACTTCGCCGTCGACGCGCCCCTGGAGCCACCACCAGGGCCGCCGTTGTCGCCGGCCGGTGCCCGGCTGGCCACGGTACGGCAGGTCGGTCACCTGCTCGGAGGCCGCGACGCCGGGCTGTTCACGACGGCGGCGGCGCTGGCCGGCTGGCATGCCCGGCATCCGTACGCGTCGTCGACCGGCCTCGGCACGCGCTGTGCCGACGGCGGCTGGAACCGGGTGGACGACGCCGGCACCCGGCACTGGCCACGGACCGACCCGGCGGTGATCGTGCTGGTGACCGACGGGGTAGCCGGGCCGTCGGGCCGGTGCCTGCTGGCCAACCACCACGACCGACCCGGCGACGGGGCGGGGCGGCTCTACTCCTGCCTGGCCGGGTTCGTCGAGCCGGGCGAGTCGGCGGAGGCGGCTGCGGCCCGGGAGGTGGCCGAGGAGGTGGGCGTGACGCTGACCGGGTTGACGTACGTGGCGAGCCAGTCGTGGCCGTTCCCGGGCACCCTGATGCTCGGCTATCTCGGTCTGGTCGACCCCGGTCAGCCGGTCCGGGTGGATCCGGCGGAGATCCGGCGGGCCCGCTGGTTCACCCGGGCACAGGTCGCGGCGGTGCTGGCCGGGGAGCGGGTCGACGCCGGCGACGGATTCGAGGTTCAGTTGGCGGCACCCGCGTCGATCGCCGCCTTTCTGATCCGCCGCTGGGTGTCGGCCTGA